In Amaranthus tricolor cultivar Red isolate AtriRed21 chromosome 5, ASM2621246v1, whole genome shotgun sequence, a genomic segment contains:
- the LOC130813612 gene encoding uncharacterized protein LOC130813612, with the protein MTSVPRTLRQYFFRPLYRHVSLYALEQIQNEFNRMLELVLKSDPAFVRRMAEVLEYELHPDGADIPEPYASPPRKGRPSTSKTMRRRKSSFEYSRSSSRGRGSRYSSRGRSSGRSSGRETQSSVGIKFSFNLSDDPGGRDFSQFPWPDYIPFMLPPYLFDWIDVLGDGNCGFRAIAVTELGGEEAWPILRRAMSMEMQMNRAQYLTLYLSHESLDESIFRVGSHTDGPAPFMHWFDAPMAFYSAATFLNIAIAFYGSANGDSLNNCLILPLRKSQAARSVNKLIHILWVNRNHFVQLFMNDDSSPLPPIHPRWKQAADNFAKDLDTNFTTRIMLWNNLRGAPPPTNNTADDAVNLDTP; encoded by the exons atgacttCTGTACCAAGAACGCTACGACAGTATTTCTTTAGACCTCTATATCGCCACGTGtctctctatgccttggagcagatCCAGAATGAGTttaaccgcatgttagaactgg tccttaAATCTGATCCCGCTTTTGTTCGTCGAATGGCTGAGGTACTTGAATATGAATTACACCCAGATGGTGcggatatacctgagccttacgctagtccaccgagaaagggaagaccaagcactagtaaaaccatgagaaggagaaaaagttcatttgaatatagccgatcatcttctcgtggtcgagggtctagatatTCTTCCCGCGGGAGATCAAGTGGCAGATCTAGTGGCCGAGAGACGCAATCTTCAGTAGGAATtaagttcagtttcaacttatccg atgatccaggaggtcgtgatttCTCACAGTTTCCATGGCCTGATTACATCCCATTCATGCTTCCTCCTTATTTGttcgactggattgatgtgttaggtgatggtaactgtggatttagagcaattgccgtcacagagctgggaggcgaggaagcatggcctattttaagacgtgctatgagtatggaaatgcaaatgaacagagcgcAATACCTAACTTTGTATCTATCTCATGAGTCACTAGACGAGTCAATATTCAGAGTAGGTTCACACACCgatggacctgctcctttcatgcactggttcgatgcaccgatggctttctactctgcagcaacgtttcttaacattgccATTGCTTTTTATGGTTCTGCTAACGGTGATTCATTAAACAACTGTTTGATTCTTCCTTTAAGAAAATCACAGGCCGCGAGAAGTGTAAATAAACTAATACATATACTTTGGGTTAatcgaaatcattttgttcaactttttatgaacgacgattcatccccTCTGCCGCCGATCCACCCACGTTGGAAACAAGCAGCTGACAATTTCGCGAAAGATCTTGACACAAATTTCACTACGAGGATTATGTTGtggaataatctacgcgggGCACCCCCACCAACAaataacaccgctgacgatgctgtaaatttagatactccatag
- the LOC130813613 gene encoding protein MAIN-LIKE 1-like, protein MWTPKKVGRELDRLISFRKVLDSMTETQVEWTPYNCGAAALLHEHPRTTVIGGITCFDVVEVYLPERALRQIGFVQSIPLAPMRPAKALRPAHGTYSVTFPSSAAAFVEAWSRFPYSGRLVEQGLRRATVPSETEPNYVEWFRVCSHPYISRDELLASGPGPGQSRSDYFAKEWAS, encoded by the exons atgtggacgcCGAAGAAAGTAGGTCGTGAGCTGGACAGGTTGATATCATTCCGCAAGGTTCTGGACTCAATGACAGAGACTCAG GttgaatggactccctacaattGTGGAGCTGCTGCGTTGCTgcatgagcacccacgcaccacagtcatcgggggtatcacctgctttgatgttgtggaggtgtatttgccggagcgggcattgcgacagattgggttcgtgcaGTCTATTCCTCTAGCTCCTAtgagaccagccaaggctcttcgaccggcacacggaacctactccgtgacctttccttcttctgctgCTGCATTTGTGGAggcgtggagtaggttcccctacagtggccgccttgttgagcagggacttcgacgggctactgttccttcagagactgaacctaattacgttgaaTGGTTCAGAGTTTGCTCGCACCCGTACATATCCCGAGACGAATTGCTGGCTTCCGGTCCTGGTCCTGGTCAGAGCAGATCTGATTAC TTCGCGAAAGAATGGGCCAGTTGA